The DNA sequence GTAAGTGTTCACTTTCAGGGTTTCACGTGGCAAACCGTGACCGCCGATGACGGGCGCTGGCAGCTGACCTTGCCAGAAATGAAAGCCGGCGGCCCCTATGAGCTGACGGTTAAAGGTGAGAACACCCTTACCCTGGAGAATGTTCTGGTGGGGGACGTGTGGCTCGCCTCCGGTCAGTCCAATATGGAGCTGACCATGGCCCGGACCAAACCGCTGTACGCGGAGGAAATGGCCGAAGCGAATTATCCCGAGATCCGCTTTTTTGAAGTCCCTGACCGCTATCAATTCAAGCACCCCGAGCCGGACCTGGACGGTGGTGAATGGCTGTCGGTGACTCCCGAAACCCTGCCGGGTATTTCCGCGGTGGGGTATTTTTTCGCCAAGGACCTGCATCAGCAATACGACGTGCCGGTGGGTGTGATCAATGCCGCCCTGGGGGGATCACCGTCGGAAGCCTGGTTGAGTGAATCTGCCCTGAAAGCCTTCCCGCACCACCTGGAAGAGGCCAAGCGCTGGCGGGATGATGACTTGATTGAGCAGGTGAGCTCGGCGGATAACGCTCGGGGTCAACAGTGGCGTGAGCGTCGGGACGAACTGGACCCCGGCTTCAAGAACGGCGAGGCCCTCTGGGCCAAGCCGGAGGTTGATGACAGCGACTGGGAAACGGTGACACTGCCCGGTTTCTGGGGTGAGGAGGACAAGGCCAACGGTGTCTGGTGGCTGCGCAAAACCATCACTCTGCCGGAAGACTGGGCCGGTAAAGCGGCCTTTCTGGAAGTGGGCCGCCTGGTGGACGCCGATGTGACCTACCTGAATGGCGAGCGCGTCGGACAAACCGGCTACCAATACCCGCCGCGCTGGTACGAGGTGTCCGAAGGCCTGCTCAAGGCGGGTGAAAACGTATTGACCGTGCGCCTGACCAGTGAGAATGGTCGACCGGGTTTTGTGGAAGACAAGCCCTATGAGCTGCGCCGGGAGGATGAAGTCGTCGATCTGACCGGTGAGTGGAAGGTCAAGCAGGGTGCGCAATTGGACAACCTGGATCCGCCCACCTTCATCCGCTGGAAACCCATGGGGTTGTACAACGGCATGATTGCACCGCTGACCGATTACGCCATCAAGGGTGTCATCTGGTACCAGGG is a window from the Marinimicrobium koreense genome containing:
- a CDS encoding sialate O-acetylesterase, yielding MKYRVGALMMGAALSCAAVQAEVTLPRLISDGMVLQRDTEIRVWGWADPDEAVSVHFQGFTWQTVTADDGRWQLTLPEMKAGGPYELTVKGENTLTLENVLVGDVWLASGQSNMELTMARTKPLYAEEMAEANYPEIRFFEVPDRYQFKHPEPDLDGGEWLSVTPETLPGISAVGYFFAKDLHQQYDVPVGVINAALGGSPSEAWLSESALKAFPHHLEEAKRWRDDDLIEQVSSADNARGQQWRERRDELDPGFKNGEALWAKPEVDDSDWETVTLPGFWGEEDKANGVWWLRKTITLPEDWAGKAAFLEVGRLVDADVTYLNGERVGQTGYQYPPRWYEVSEGLLKAGENVLTVRLTSENGRPGFVEDKPYELRREDEVVDLTGEWKVKQGAQLDNLDPPTFIRWKPMGLYNGMIAPLTDYAIKGVIWYQGESNVGREAEYNESFLAVINEWRRQWAQPDQPFIFVQLANYLETRDEPVDSDWARLREAQLNTLRVPHTGMAVAIDVGEWNDIHPLDKQTVGERLALAAQAVAYDEDLVAFGPIYTGMEVDGRQVRLSFEHTGSGLASCNGKPLAEFAIAGEDRDFVWADARIEGDSVVVQSAEVRRPTAVRYAWADNPDQANLCNREGLPATPFRTDDWPRK